The Acidobacteriota bacterium nucleotide sequence CGTGCCCGATCGCGTGCAGCAGGTGGGTCTTACCGAGGCCCACCCCGCCATAGAGGAACAGCGGGTTGTAGGAATGCGACGGACTCTCCGCCACCGCCCGCGCCGCGGCGTGGGCAAACTGGTTCGAGTTGCCGACGACGAAGCTGTCGAAAATGTAGCGCAGGTCGAATTGCCCCTGGCGCCGGCTGGTCGATGCGGTGCCGTTTTCCTGCTCGCCCGGCAAGGGCTTGTCGTCTTTCCCTGCATCGACGATTGCACCCCGTTCTTCGATGGAGAAAAGCACCTTCATCGGCGCCCCATCGAGGCCGGCGATGGCGTGATCGACGGTCGGCCGATAGCTCTCCTCGAGGGTGTGTAGGAAGCGCGCGTTCGGCACTTCCAAGACCAGCGTCTCGGAGTTCTCGGACTGGACCTTCAGAGGGCCGAACCAGGTGGAAAACTCATCCGGGTCGAGTTGCTGTTCGAGTTGCCTTCGCAGGCGCGACCACACCGATGGACTCATAAAATCCGCAGCTTTTCCACAACCTGTGGAAAGAAATCAGGCTCAAATGAGAGGGGGCAACTTGGAAGTTGGCTTCCCGAAGACGTGACGCGGATCATAGCACAGAGGGAGACCTTGGCAAGCCTCTCGGAGGGGTTTCTTCGGAGGTTCTCGAAGCCTCCAGAAGGTCAAGAAGTGACCCCGCTGGCAGGAGCCTGACAAATCTCGTCAACGGCGGACTCGAGGCTGGTGGAAGATGCCGGGTAAGAACTCCATGGAATGTAAAAACTCCCCAAATCGAGCGTTCAGGGGACCTCGTTCCAGCGCCGAAAAATCCCGTTTTTTCGGGAATGAGGGACCGAACGAGAAGTTGGCATCGCCGTTGCAGCTGAAAAGATTCTATAGAGATGGTGATGAACGACGGAGGTTCCACCTACCCCATTCATCCAACCAACGAACGAGATTCTAAGGATCTCCCAATTCCCAACGATCTAACCCACAACCCCTAAAAACCAAAACAGGGATAATCCACAAATCCAACCTTACGAGCGGAACCTCCTCCATCTCAACCTTCCGCCGTTTCGCGTTACCTCGTTTAGCAGGCCGCAGCAACCGTCGGTCATAGTCAGTACCGCAGGCGCGTCACCGCTCGGTGAACGCGTGTGCCGCAGTGCGCCAAGGTGACGCCCTCGAGGGTCTCATTTGACGCCTCCCGCCAAGGGTAGACTCGCTGCCATGAACCCTCCGACGGACGCTCTCCTCACCTGGTACGACGTCCACCGGCGCGATCTACCCTGGCGGGAGGATCAACACCCGTACCGGGTGTGGCTGTCGGAGATCATGCTCCAGCAGACGCGGGTCGATACGGTGATCCCCTATTTCGAACGCTTTCTGGAGAGTTTTCCGACGGTGGAGGACCTCGCCGCGGCGGAGATAGACGACGTCCTCGCCCGCTGGTCCGGCCTGGGTTACTACCGGCGCGCCCGGCAGCTCCATGCCGCGGCGCAGCAGATCGCCGAAGCCGGGGCATTTCCCACCACCCTCGAAGGGTGGCTCGAACTGCCGGGAATCGGTCCCTACACGGCGGCGGCGGTCTCCAGCATCGCCTTCGGGGTGGTCGCCCCGGTGCTCGACGGCAATGTCGAGCGGGTGATGGCCCGCTGGATGGCATACCGAGACAATCCCAAGACCGCCGCCGGTCAACGCACTCTGCGGGCGGCGGCGGCGGAGCTGGTGCACCGGGATCGCCCCGGCGACAGCAACCAGGCGCTGATGGAGGTGGGGGCGATGGTGTGTACGCCGCGCAACCCGAAGTGCTTGCTCTGCCCTTGCCGGGAAGATTGTCAAGCCCGGCTGCTCGGCCTACAGGAAGAGATTCCGCCGCCTCGCAAGCGGCGCCAAGTCGAGCGGGTTCGTCTCGGCGTGGCGGTGGTCGAGCAGGACGATCGCGTGCTGCTCTTTCGGCGGCCGGACGACCGCACTCTGCTGGCCGGTACCTGGGAGCTTCCCTGGTTTGAAATCTCGGCCTTGTCGCCTTCCTCGCCGCTCGATCGGACGGCGGCCGCCGAGGCTCTGGCGAAGCGCTACGGCGGAAGCTGGTCCCTCGCCGCCCGGCGGGCGACGATCCAGCACGGC carries:
- the mutY gene encoding A/G-specific adenine glycosylase yields the protein MNPPTDALLTWYDVHRRDLPWREDQHPYRVWLSEIMLQQTRVDTVIPYFERFLESFPTVEDLAAAEIDDVLARWSGLGYYRRARQLHAAAQQIAEAGAFPTTLEGWLELPGIGPYTAAAVSSIAFGVVAPVLDGNVERVMARWMAYRDNPKTAAGQRTLRAAAAELVHRDRPGDSNQALMEVGAMVCTPRNPKCLLCPCREDCQARLLGLQEEIPPPRKRRQVERVRLGVAVVEQDDRVLLFRRPDDRTLLAGTWELPWFEISALSPSSPLDRTAAAEALAKRYGGSWSLAARRATIQHGITHRSLTVEVLPGSMEDAGEVAKSTVEAGWFDAVGRDSVASSSLVVKALAAYCS